One window of the Candidatus Neptunochlamydia vexilliferae genome contains the following:
- a CDS encoding NAD-dependent epimerase/dehydratase family protein codes for MHVFIPGGAGYVGSLLVPTLLNAGYEVTVYDLFLYGEDVFNDIKDHPKLTLVKGDIRDLDHMEEALNGCKAALHLACISNDPSFELDPTLGKSINLDPFEPFVQMAKRKGVERFIYASSSSVYGVKDVPNVTEDMELTPLTDYSKFKAACEEILFKYQDENFTCCVLRPATVCGYAPRQRLDVVVNILTNLAFNTGKIKVMGGEQLRPNIEIRDMVRAYLHVLEMPAEKIQGEIFNVGYHNHSVRELGEIVQKTVGKTKAVDIETVPTDDNRSYHVSSQKIADKLGFTPNYTIEDAVTGLVEAFSEDKLPNSLEDKRYFNIKTMQAVNLK; via the coding sequence ATGCACGTATTTATTCCAGGTGGCGCCGGCTACGTAGGATCTCTTTTGGTCCCCACCTTACTCAACGCCGGTTACGAAGTCACTGTTTATGATCTCTTTCTCTATGGAGAAGATGTTTTCAATGACATTAAAGATCATCCGAAACTCACCTTGGTGAAGGGCGATATCCGCGACCTCGACCATATGGAAGAGGCTTTGAACGGATGTAAAGCCGCTTTACATCTAGCTTGCATTTCGAATGACCCCAGTTTTGAGCTCGACCCAACGCTAGGGAAATCGATCAATCTTGATCCCTTCGAACCATTTGTTCAGATGGCTAAACGAAAAGGGGTAGAGCGCTTTATTTATGCTTCCTCTTCATCGGTCTATGGGGTCAAAGATGTTCCCAATGTGACCGAAGATATGGAGCTCACTCCCCTGACCGACTACTCGAAGTTTAAAGCTGCTTGTGAGGAAATTCTCTTTAAGTACCAAGATGAGAACTTCACCTGCTGCGTCCTCAGACCGGCAACGGTGTGTGGGTATGCGCCGCGGCAAAGACTCGATGTGGTTGTCAATATCTTAACCAACCTCGCCTTCAACACGGGGAAAATTAAGGTCATGGGAGGAGAGCAGCTCCGCCCTAACATTGAAATCCGCGATATGGTCCGCGCTTACCTCCATGTCTTAGAGATGCCTGCCGAAAAAATCCAAGGGGAGATCTTTAATGTGGGTTACCATAACCATTCGGTCAGAGAGCTCGGCGAAATTGTTCAGAAAACAGTGGGAAAAACAAAGGCAGTAGATATCGAAACGGTTCCGACCGATGATAACCGCTCCTACCATGTTTCCTCTCAAAAAATCGCCGACAAACTTGGCTTTACACCGAACTATACCATTGAGGATGCGGTGACCGGTCTTGTCGAAGCTTTTAGTGAAGATAAGCTTCCCAACTCTTTAGAGGACAAACGTTACTTTAATATTAAAACGATGCAGGCGGTAAACTTAAAGTGA
- a CDS encoding SDR family oxidoreductase yields the protein MSKNIVRRVLITGGAGFIGSHLSELLLEEGHEVIALDNLASGRVTNLPKHPNLTFVEADIRDVDAVRPHFEGVDWVFHLAALADIVPSIENPREYFEVNVDGTFNVLECAKGAKRLLYAASSSCYGIPDTYPTPETTPIRPQYPYALTKFLGEELVMHWEQVYKIPSLSLRLFNVYGPRARTTGTYGAVFGVFLTQKLNNKPLTVVGDGTQTRDFTFVKDVARAFLMGAESSASGKILNVGSGNHYPVNRIVELLNHDSVNIPKRPGEPDCTFADVSKIEKTLGFTAKTSFEEGVAQLLASIEDFRDAPLWEPESIKEATKTWFEYLS from the coding sequence ATGAGTAAAAACATTGTGCGTCGCGTACTAATTACAGGTGGTGCTGGTTTTATTGGAAGTCATTTGAGCGAACTCCTCCTTGAGGAGGGGCATGAGGTGATTGCTCTTGATAATCTTGCCTCGGGACGGGTGACTAACCTTCCGAAGCATCCAAACCTCACTTTTGTCGAGGCAGATATCCGCGATGTCGATGCGGTCCGCCCCCATTTCGAAGGGGTCGACTGGGTTTTTCATCTGGCTGCCCTTGCCGATATCGTCCCTTCGATTGAAAACCCCCGCGAATATTTTGAGGTCAATGTCGACGGAACCTTTAATGTTTTAGAGTGTGCCAAAGGGGCGAAGCGACTCCTTTATGCGGCTTCCTCTTCATGTTATGGCATTCCCGACACCTACCCGACTCCAGAAACAACGCCGATTCGCCCTCAATATCCTTATGCTTTGACTAAGTTTTTGGGAGAAGAGCTGGTGATGCATTGGGAGCAGGTCTATAAGATCCCTTCTCTTTCTCTCCGCCTCTTTAATGTTTATGGGCCACGTGCGCGTACGACGGGAACCTATGGAGCGGTTTTCGGAGTCTTCCTTACTCAAAAGCTCAACAACAAACCTCTGACCGTGGTGGGAGATGGGACCCAAACCCGCGACTTTACCTTTGTCAAAGATGTCGCCCGCGCCTTTTTAATGGGAGCGGAGTCGTCGGCATCGGGAAAAATCCTCAACGTCGGCAGTGGAAACCACTATCCGGTTAACAGGATTGTCGAACTGTTGAACCACGACTCGGTCAATATTCCAAAGCGGCCAGGAGAACCTGATTGCACCTTCGCCGATGTGAGCAAAATCGAAAAAACTCTCGGGTTTACAGCAAAAACCTCCTTTGAGGAGGGGGTTGCCCAGCTTTTAGCAAGTATTGAAGATTTTCGGGATGCTCCTCTATGGGAACCCGAAAGTATTAAAGAAGCAACCAAGACTTGGTTTGAATATCTTTCATAA
- a CDS encoding HEAT repeat domain-containing protein: MTLPISYQKTAKWDSDSSSDSSGFDDDSDHKFDNKADQSNASSYSAEEISKLWDSSSSGSSSDESQDSSKNTTNRWTSSSDSSDSDSSKSFLTQDTQDKANPPNSEDNEPFDNWSSSGSTDSSDSDEDQIAIQHTTAYSTDLTNFNQIIQEKMKGICLIIAPSPRGTGVLNRGTGVLIGSDLLITNHHVIPNERIAAKSQAVFFKYRKEKTVQFELTPELDLNPYERNNGFFVTSPRRGTIDNPQSVDKGHLDYTIVALKHTEALAKVYTHALSLFHSVKPSINDHISLIQHPDVLTTDRLVKGKLCFDVGSVTKVFDCEVRYNAKAAPGSSGGALINTQGDFIALHYQGKKAERLGVRTSMIRKDLSKKKKLGKVKSRTTVPLESILEAKLKECLKKSYKARQTLTVLNMQDDGDFEYHLPIEHAYTRLAMIKGKERDEQNQKLKNEKLSVAQDLRPITHEAIFNPKEEVLPNEIWKAKELKSKVKRIVAFGSAGSGKTTFCHHISYKWAQGKLWNEDFEFLFWMPLRNLEKYEHNDIYQILAKECGVDQEELIDLLKQKKVRKKSLLILDGYDELSVFKEGLFKQFKENFFNILLTSRPDRVMGFNQEAELEILGFNGEGIGKYINAYFKHCKKILSDQERTKRKENLKNELEKEPTLKSLASIPINLTLLCALFFDRKETFKLDHPATISSIYVEITDWLCKRFLVKYESNHRKKDVIDLSNPFDINEAKPIGLTLEALAWKATCEKDGSLYLSSRDIGKCLKKTTETLLKKMGIFRIQKREGHFIHLTFQEFFAAKHLARYYLEGCRQKAQNFVRKNKFNPRYRLMLSMTSGCLSLKENTNALKDFFEDLFAAPRDLARGYELVLFARCFEECNNPEKIIPQYKTLIQQATKYIRTAPLQEMNFQLLNRNIRLLHNPSIVTALLENLSENPKQKEATHLISRFAKEKMPIPNKIIATLSIAENFGWDHSQWNILSTLLNIAKEGQAGAKKALAGLIRIVSISSLDTDFWDVQSVAADSLGEIAKGRQAFAKEALNALIKVANNPSINHYIRRSAANALAKIDTKEALDALIKMINNSSLDRGVRNSATDAIEVVAKEWQTLPNEVLNALIKVANNPSFDRNDQSSTVKAKKGLPRKVLDALITILNNSSLYRDVRSSAANALGDAAKGGQAFAKKDLDALINMANNPSDSSIQKSATNVLEEVAKEGQAFAKEALGALINMVNNSSLDRNIRGSAANALGMVAKEGQTEAKEALGALINMVNNSSLDRNIRGSAANALGMVAKEGQTGTKEALDTLIKVAAIPATNKSNSLINNGLSESGLQKTFPQNTQGKLVKSVPGIAFKVANSPSIDQSIRRSAAKALGNAAKGGQVFAKKALDALINMANSPSDSSIQKSSTNALEEVAKEGQAFAKEALGALINMVNNSSLDRNIQESAANALGMVAKEGQTEAKEALDTLINIASSSSLDRNIQGSAIKALEEVAKKGQAEAKEALDTLINIANNSSLDRNIRGSAVKALEEVAKKGQAETKEALDTLIKVANSPSLDWDVTLDANSSSSDEYMLLDTNSSSSDEYMLFDTNNVRMCAAEALARIAKEGALPKETLDALINMANNPSLGRNIQRSAANALEEAARGRQAFSEEALEALINMTNNPSLDRNVRSSVADAIEAVARRPSFLKELLVTVEMCFCSYKADEKDIINSLGEIKSSMLAKEVAGAASFLDMLKLCYLTQRGLTISEEQITISDRQNKESFDIKKSYLNSINPQQILTSSYSSAFYKILGEFSAH; the protein is encoded by the coding sequence ATGACTCTACCCATATCTTATCAAAAGACTGCTAAGTGGGACTCTGATAGCTCATCCGATAGCTCTGGCTTTGATGATGACTCAGATCATAAATTTGATAATAAAGCAGATCAATCAAACGCAAGCTCTTACAGCGCAGAAGAGATTTCAAAACTGTGGGACTCAAGCTCCTCCGGTAGTTCTTCAGATGAGAGCCAAGACAGCTCCAAAAACACAACAAATAGGTGGACTAGCTCTTCTGATAGTTCGGATTCAGATAGTAGCAAAAGCTTTTTAACCCAAGATACCCAAGATAAAGCTAATCCACCAAACTCTGAGGACAATGAACCTTTTGATAATTGGAGCTCATCCGGTTCGACTGACAGCTCAGATTCAGACGAAGATCAGATAGCCATTCAACATACAACTGCCTATTCAACCGATCTCACCAATTTTAACCAGATCATTCAAGAAAAAATGAAGGGAATTTGTCTGATTATTGCGCCCTCTCCTAGGGGGACAGGTGTCCTAAATAGGGGGACAGGTGTCCTAATAGGCTCAGATCTTTTGATCACCAACCACCATGTTATCCCCAATGAAAGGATTGCCGCAAAATCTCAAGCGGTTTTTTTCAAATATCGCAAGGAAAAAACAGTTCAGTTTGAGCTAACCCCAGAATTAGATTTAAACCCATATGAAAGAAACAATGGCTTCTTCGTCACTAGCCCTAGAAGAGGAACAATTGACAATCCTCAGTCTGTTGATAAAGGCCACCTCGACTACACTATCGTCGCTCTCAAACATACTGAAGCACTTGCAAAAGTTTATACCCATGCACTATCGCTATTCCACTCAGTGAAACCCAGTATTAATGACCACATTTCCTTGATTCAGCACCCTGATGTCTTAACAACAGACCGCCTTGTTAAGGGAAAGCTATGCTTCGATGTGGGAAGCGTCACTAAAGTCTTTGATTGCGAAGTGCGATATAACGCTAAGGCTGCTCCAGGATCTTCGGGAGGAGCGCTCATCAACACTCAGGGAGATTTTATTGCTCTTCACTACCAAGGAAAAAAAGCAGAAAGGCTCGGAGTGCGGACTTCGATGATCAGAAAAGATCTTTCCAAAAAGAAAAAGCTCGGGAAGGTTAAAAGTAGAACAACGGTTCCATTAGAAAGTATCTTGGAAGCCAAATTAAAGGAGTGTTTAAAAAAGAGCTACAAAGCTAGACAAACTTTAACCGTATTGAATATGCAAGATGATGGAGACTTTGAGTATCATTTGCCTATTGAGCATGCCTATACACGCCTTGCTATGATTAAAGGAAAGGAAAGGGACGAACAAAATCAAAAGCTAAAGAATGAAAAGTTATCTGTAGCTCAAGATTTAAGGCCCATTACACATGAGGCAATTTTTAACCCTAAAGAAGAAGTACTTCCTAATGAGATTTGGAAAGCAAAAGAATTAAAGTCAAAGGTGAAAAGGATTGTGGCTTTTGGATCAGCAGGCTCCGGAAAAACCACATTTTGCCATCATATTTCTTATAAGTGGGCACAAGGAAAATTATGGAATGAAGACTTTGAGTTTTTATTTTGGATGCCATTACGAAACTTAGAAAAATATGAGCACAACGATATTTACCAAATTTTAGCAAAAGAATGTGGAGTTGATCAAGAAGAGCTTATCGATCTTCTTAAACAAAAAAAGGTTCGAAAAAAGTCTCTCCTCATCCTTGATGGCTATGATGAGCTTTCAGTTTTTAAGGAAGGTTTATTCAAACAATTTAAAGAAAATTTTTTTAATATTCTTTTAACATCAAGACCTGATAGGGTTATGGGCTTTAATCAGGAAGCAGAGCTTGAAATTCTGGGGTTTAATGGTGAAGGAATAGGTAAGTATATCAATGCCTATTTTAAACACTGTAAAAAGATACTTAGTGACCAAGAGAGAACAAAAAGAAAAGAAAACCTAAAAAACGAACTTGAAAAAGAACCAACCCTAAAAAGCCTTGCGTCCATCCCGATTAACCTTACCCTATTATGTGCTCTATTTTTCGATAGAAAAGAGACATTTAAACTCGACCACCCTGCAACTATCAGTTCTATCTATGTAGAAATTACGGATTGGCTTTGTAAGCGCTTTCTTGTAAAGTATGAGAGTAATCACCGTAAAAAGGATGTAATTGATCTTTCAAACCCTTTCGATATAAATGAAGCAAAACCCATTGGCCTTACCCTGGAAGCTTTAGCATGGAAAGCAACCTGTGAAAAAGATGGAAGCCTATATTTAAGTTCAAGAGACATCGGAAAATGTCTTAAAAAAACAACAGAAACTCTCCTAAAAAAAATGGGAATTTTTCGGATACAAAAAAGGGAGGGACATTTTATACACTTAACCTTCCAAGAGTTTTTTGCAGCTAAGCACCTAGCCAGATATTATCTGGAGGGATGCCGGCAGAAGGCCCAGAACTTTGTTCGTAAAAATAAGTTTAATCCTCGCTATCGACTGATGCTATCAATGACCTCTGGATGCCTTTCCCTCAAAGAAAACACCAACGCCCTTAAGGATTTCTTTGAAGATCTATTTGCTGCACCCCGTGACCTAGCAAGAGGGTATGAGTTGGTCCTTTTCGCTCGATGTTTTGAGGAGTGCAATAATCCTGAAAAGATCATCCCCCAATATAAAACACTCATTCAACAAGCTACTAAGTACATCAGGACAGCCCCCCTTCAAGAAATGAACTTTCAGCTTCTGAATCGTAACATAAGACTTCTGCATAATCCATCTATTGTGACCGCACTCCTTGAAAATCTATCAGAAAACCCAAAGCAAAAAGAAGCGACTCATCTGATAAGTCGTTTTGCTAAAGAAAAGATGCCTATCCCAAATAAGATCATAGCAACTTTAAGCATTGCTGAAAATTTTGGCTGGGATCATTCCCAGTGGAATATTCTTTCCACCCTTCTGAATATTGCTAAAGAGGGGCAAGCTGGAGCCAAAAAAGCTCTAGCTGGTCTTATTAGAATAGTAAGCATTTCTTCTCTCGATACGGACTTTTGGGATGTTCAAAGTGTAGCTGCTGACTCTCTTGGAGAAATTGCTAAGGGGAGGCAAGCTTTTGCTAAAGAGGCTTTAAACGCTCTTATTAAAGTGGCAAATAACCCTTCTATTAATCATTACATTCGAAGGAGTGCTGCTAACGCTCTTGCAAAGATTGATACCAAAGAGGCTTTAGATGCCCTTATTAAAATGATAAATAACTCCTCTCTTGATCGGGGTGTTCGAAATAGCGCTACCGATGCTATTGAAGTGGTCGCTAAAGAGTGGCAAACTCTTCCCAATGAGGTTCTAAATGCTCTTATTAAAGTGGCAAATAACCCCTCTTTTGATCGGAACGATCAAAGTAGCACTGTTAAAGCGAAGAAAGGTCTTCCCAGGAAGGTTTTAGATGCCCTGATTACTATCCTAAATAACTCTTCCCTCTATCGGGATGTTCGAAGTAGCGCTGCTAACGCTCTTGGAGACGCTGCTAAGGGAGGACAAGCCTTCGCTAAAAAAGACTTAGACGCTCTTATTAATATGGCAAATAACCCTTCTGATTCGAGCATTCAAAAAAGCGCTACTAATGTCCTTGAAGAGGTTGCGAAAGAAGGACAAGCTTTTGCCAAAGAAGCTCTAGGAGCTCTTATTAATATGGTAAATAACTCCTCTCTTGATCGAAACATTCGAGGAAGCGCTGCTAACGCTCTTGGAATGGTTGCTAAAGAGGGGCAAACTGAAGCCAAAGAGGCTCTAGGAGCTCTTATTAATATGGTAAATAACTCCTCTCTTGATCGAAACATTCGAGGAAGCGCTGCTAACGCTCTTGGAATGGTTGCTAAAGAGGGGCAAACTGGAACCAAAGAGGCTTTAGATACTCTTATTAAAGTAGCAGCAATTCCCGCTACAAATAAATCTAATAGCCTGATAAACAATGGTTTAAGCGAAAGCGGCTTGCAAAAAACTTTTCCACAAAACACTCAAGGCAAATTAGTTAAGAGTGTTCCGGGAATTGCTTTTAAAGTAGCAAATAGCCCTTCTATTGACCAAAGCATTCGAAGGAGTGCTGCTAAGGCTCTTGGGAATGCTGCTAAGGGAGGACAAGTCTTCGCAAAAAAAGCCTTAGACGCTCTTATTAATATGGCAAATAGCCCTTCTGATTCAAGCATTCAAAAAAGTTCTACTAATGCCCTTGAAGAGGTTGCGAAAGAAGGACAAGCTTTTGCCAAAGAAGCTCTAGGAGCTCTTATTAATATGGTAAATAACTCCTCTCTTGATCGAAACATTCAAGAAAGCGCTGCTAACGCTCTTGGAATGGTTGCTAAAGAGGGGCAAACTGAAGCCAAAGAGGCTTTAGATACTCTTATTAATATAGCAAGTAGCTCTTCTCTTGATCGAAACATTCAAGGAAGCGCTATTAAAGCTCTTGAAGAGGTTGCTAAAAAGGGGCAGGCTGAAGCCAAAGAGGCTTTAGATACTCTTATTAATATAGCAAATAACTCTTCTCTTGATCGAAACATTCGAGGAAGCGCTGTTAAAGCTCTTGAAGAAGTTGCTAAAAAGGGGCAAGCTGAAACCAAAGAAGCCTTAGATACTCTTATTAAAGTAGCAAACAGTCCTTCTCTTGATTGGGACGTGACACTTGATGCTAATAGCTCTTCTTCTGATGAATACATGCTACTTGATACTAATAGCTCCTCTTCTGATGAATACATGCTATTTGATACTAATAACGTTCGAATGTGCGCTGCTGAAGCTCTTGCAAGGATTGCTAAAGAGGGAGCTCTTCCAAAAGAAACTTTAGACGCTCTTATTAATATGGCAAATAACCCTTCTCTTGGTCGGAACATTCAAAGGAGTGCTGCTAACGCTCTTGAAGAAGCTGCTAGGGGAAGACAAGCCTTCTCCGAAGAAGCGTTAGAAGCTCTTATTAATATGACAAACAACCCTTCTCTTGATCGAAACGTTCGGAGTAGCGTTGCTGATGCTATTGAAGCAGTTGCTAGAAGGCCATCTTTTCTCAAAGAACTTCTTGTAACAGTAGAGATGTGTTTTTGCTCTTATAAGGCAGACGAAAAGGACATCATTAATTCTCTTGGAGAGATTAAGTCGTCAATGCTTGCTAAAGAGGTTGCAGGCGCTGCTTCTTTTCTAGATATGTTAAAGCTTTGTTATTTGACCCAAAGAGGATTAACAATTTCTGAAGAACAAATTACTATTAGTGATAGACAAAATAAAGAATCTTTCGATATTAAGAAAAGTTATTTGAACTCAATCAATCCCCAACAGATATTGACTTCATCATATTCTTCAGCATTTTATAAAATATTGGGGGAATTTTCAGCACATTGA
- a CDS encoding SIS domain-containing protein has translation MFEKRFSELSNVIQNCVYSSDTLLNQNEALDLFHKMLQETKGTAFVIGNGGSAGIASHFAIDLLNALKVPAQTLYDSNVMTCISNDYGYEEVFSRPLDLLLKKEDLLICISSSGSSQNILNGAAVAKEKGSPVITLSGFEPDNPLRTLGNLNFYLPVMDYGLVEMGHFFLLHTIIDSWKFSQTKTSLAHAK, from the coding sequence ATGTTTGAAAAAAGATTCTCAGAACTTTCGAATGTGATCCAAAACTGTGTCTACTCATCAGACACCCTCTTAAATCAAAACGAAGCGCTTGATCTCTTTCACAAAATGCTTCAGGAAACAAAAGGGACAGCTTTTGTCATTGGGAATGGAGGAAGCGCCGGGATTGCTTCCCACTTTGCCATCGACCTTCTCAATGCTCTCAAAGTGCCAGCCCAAACTCTCTATGACTCAAATGTGATGACCTGCATTTCAAATGACTATGGATATGAGGAAGTTTTTTCTCGTCCCTTAGACCTTCTTTTAAAAAAAGAAGACCTTTTGATTTGTATTAGCAGTTCGGGAAGCTCCCAAAATATTTTAAATGGAGCTGCAGTCGCAAAGGAAAAAGGGTCTCCTGTGATTACTCTGAGCGGTTTTGAGCCCGATAACCCTTTAAGAACATTGGGGAATCTCAACTTTTATCTGCCAGTTATGGACTATGGCCTTGTAGAGATGGGCCACTTTTTTCTCTTGCATACAATCATCGATTCATGGAAATTCAGTCAAACGAAAACGTCACTAGCCCATGCAAAGTAA
- a CDS encoding PfkB family carbohydrate kinase, with protein sequence MQSKIKTFEELEEILESEKKEGEKIVHCHGVFDLLHPGHIRHFKEAKEQGTKLVVSITPDAHVNKGPGRPAFNEELRTETLAALNCVDYVVLNDSPDAVSCIKKIKPNVYVKGKEYADHGADVTGKISEETAAVEETQGTVYYTDDIVFSSSSLLNQYYENISPELRALLAEIKEAYSVEDLIGKVEALKDLKVLIVGDAIIDEYQFTEPMGQSGKGLHMVARCRENERYLGGSLIIANHIAQFSDHVTLLTSIGAQCSHRELIDELIDPKVKQQFIHLPNHATLTKKRYVMQDGNRLSKLFETYSTNDSLLSSKETEEVITYLKEQTQDFDLILVCDFGNGFTNPRIVDALSDLPNFLAINTQTNSGNRGFNVVTHYRRADFISLNEPELRLSAHDRYSSIEGLAADISEILQCKNTCITQGVRGVFCSSDKEPEVHIPALVTNTIDRVGAGDSFFAIAALCAAKGYPLSLAGFLGSIASAINVQTVGNKEPVKKVPFNKFLTRLLK encoded by the coding sequence ATGCAAAGTAAGATTAAAACCTTTGAAGAGCTCGAAGAAATTCTAGAGAGCGAAAAGAAAGAGGGAGAAAAGATTGTCCACTGTCATGGGGTCTTTGATCTTTTGCATCCTGGACATATCCGCCACTTTAAAGAAGCAAAGGAGCAGGGAACAAAGCTTGTCGTTTCCATCACTCCTGACGCGCATGTCAATAAGGGACCGGGACGCCCCGCATTTAACGAAGAGCTCCGAACTGAAACTTTAGCCGCCCTTAACTGCGTCGACTATGTCGTTCTTAACGATAGCCCCGATGCGGTCAGCTGCATCAAAAAGATTAAGCCCAATGTCTACGTTAAAGGAAAGGAGTATGCTGACCATGGCGCTGACGTGACGGGAAAAATCTCCGAAGAAACAGCAGCTGTTGAAGAGACCCAAGGAACGGTTTACTATACCGACGATATTGTCTTTAGCTCCTCTTCCCTTCTCAATCAGTATTATGAGAACATCTCTCCGGAGCTTCGCGCCCTTCTTGCTGAAATTAAGGAAGCCTACTCTGTCGAAGACTTGATTGGCAAAGTGGAAGCTCTAAAAGATCTCAAGGTTTTGATCGTTGGCGATGCGATTATCGATGAATACCAGTTTACTGAACCGATGGGGCAATCGGGAAAAGGGCTGCACATGGTGGCCCGCTGCCGCGAAAATGAGCGCTACCTTGGAGGCTCTCTCATTATCGCCAACCACATTGCCCAGTTTTCTGATCATGTCACCCTCCTAACTTCCATCGGCGCACAGTGTTCCCATCGCGAGTTGATCGATGAGTTGATCGACCCCAAGGTGAAGCAACAGTTTATCCATTTGCCCAACCATGCCACCCTCACTAAAAAGCGATATGTGATGCAAGATGGAAACCGCCTTTCAAAGCTTTTCGAAACCTACTCCACCAATGACTCCCTCCTTTCCTCTAAGGAAACTGAGGAGGTAATCACCTACCTTAAAGAGCAAACCCAAGACTTCGACCTGATCTTGGTTTGCGACTTTGGCAATGGCTTTACAAACCCTCGGATTGTCGATGCGCTGTCCGACCTCCCCAACTTTTTAGCGATCAACACCCAAACCAATAGTGGTAACCGAGGCTTTAATGTCGTCACTCACTACCGACGGGCTGATTTTATCTCTCTGAATGAACCTGAACTTCGCCTGTCTGCCCATGATCGCTATAGTTCGATCGAGGGACTCGCTGCTGACATCTCTGAAATCCTCCAATGTAAAAACACCTGTATCACCCAAGGGGTGCGTGGAGTTTTCTGCTCTTCAGACAAAGAACCTGAAGTCCATATCCCCGCCCTTGTTACAAATACGATTGATCGGGTCGGTGCAGGAGATAGCTTTTTTGCCATCGCTGCGCTATGCGCTGCGAAAGGGTACCCCCTTTCCCTTGCTGGTTTCCTGGGTTCGATTGCTTCGGCCATCAATGTTCAAACCGTTGGAAACAAAGAGCCGGTCAAAAAAGTTCCCTTTAACAAATTTCTAACGAGGCTACTGAAGTGA
- a CDS encoding thiamine pyrophosphate-dependent dehydrogenase E1 component subunit alpha produces MTPETYFYEMLRIRRIEEAIASRYSEQKMRCPTHLSIGQEAIAVGVSAAINKEDLMVSNHRAHAHYLAKGGDLKTMIAEIHGKKTGCSMGRGGSMHLVDRSVGFVGSTPIVAGSIPIGVGLAFASSLKQDDLLTVTYMGEAATEEGVFAESLNFASLKKLPVLFVCENNLYSVYSPLSVRQSKERDLVKIAEGHGIFSQKGNGNDVEETLTLAKEAVHHIRNGNGPAFLLLDTYRFREHCGPNFDTDLPYRTIEEFSHWLEKCPIKTYQKQFTEDTIQEMEEKIKKEVDEAFSFAEESPLPEFDLDYELTYAE; encoded by the coding sequence GTGACCCCTGAAACTTATTTTTATGAAATGCTCCGGATCCGCCGCATCGAAGAAGCGATTGCCAGTCGCTACTCGGAACAAAAAATGCGGTGTCCCACCCACCTCAGTATCGGGCAGGAGGCGATTGCCGTTGGGGTTTCCGCCGCCATTAATAAAGAAGATCTGATGGTTAGCAACCACCGAGCCCATGCCCACTACCTTGCCAAAGGGGGCGATCTGAAAACGATGATTGCTGAAATTCACGGAAAAAAAACGGGTTGCTCGATGGGACGTGGAGGGTCGATGCACCTTGTCGATCGCTCTGTTGGGTTTGTAGGATCGACCCCTATTGTTGCTGGAAGCATTCCAATAGGAGTAGGGCTTGCTTTTGCCTCTTCTCTTAAACAGGACGATCTTCTCACCGTTACCTATATGGGAGAGGCAGCTACCGAAGAAGGGGTCTTTGCGGAAAGTCTCAACTTTGCCAGCCTGAAAAAACTTCCCGTCCTCTTTGTCTGTGAAAACAATCTCTATTCGGTCTACTCTCCTCTCTCCGTCCGCCAATCAAAAGAGCGCGACCTTGTCAAAATTGCCGAAGGACATGGCATCTTCTCCCAAAAAGGGAATGGAAATGATGTGGAAGAAACCCTCACCCTTGCTAAAGAAGCGGTCCACCACATCCGAAACGGCAATGGTCCTGCATTTCTCCTCCTTGACACCTACCGTTTCCGGGAACATTGCGGCCCGAACTTTGACACCGACCTCCCCTACCGAACAATCGAAGAGTTTAGTCACTGGCTTGAAAAGTGTCCGATAAAAACCTACCAAAAACAGTTTACTGAAGATACCATCCAAGAGATGGAAGAAAAAATTAAGAAGGAGGTCGATGAAGCCTTTAGCTTTGCTGAGGAAAGTCCCCTTCCCGAGTTTGATCTCGATTATGAACTGACCTACGCAGAGTGA